The Vespula vulgaris chromosome 10, iyVesVulg1.1, whole genome shotgun sequence nucleotide sequence AACCATTTTTTCACAATTTACACTAATTTCCAAATGTTCTGTGTCAATGATTTTTATCGTTACTAATACTAATGATTTAGATGCCAAAGTATGAGCAGCAAATCTGAAaatttaaagattaattatataacttacagaatatatttttttcttagaagaTTCTTAATGTATAAAAGAATCGAATCATTTAccttattatttcattttcactcGATATCATTGCAACGTTCGccgtttcgaaaattttttcagATAGATATTTCCTATTCCccgaaaatgatatttttgctgtattttcattcatacCTTTTAATTTTGCCTTCTCgttattaaacatattttctgGTAATAAAACTGATCTGATTAATTCTCCGATAGGAGCTTTAATAGTCACCGGACACGaatatttctcttcgtcgATTGTAAAATCAATGTTAAAGTTTGCCGGTTGCATAGagtcattaaaatttacaccTAGTGTAGAAGATAGAGtggaatttatttctaataatgatATTCGCATAAACTCGTGAATCTGCATTCCTTTTTGAAGATTctgaaaaaattgtattacatATTATCTATTCtgatcatatataattatcgtattaatatttgattatcAAGCACTTCACCTTATTTCCAATCTGTATATCCTTGATTTGTTTATTTCCTTCGTTTGTAAATGTTAATTCGATGCTAATTAAATGAGGGCTAACTAAATGTTGAGACCTTGTAAATCTGTATTCTACTTTCAAACCATGCCCTGTAATATTATTCAACatctcatattttttaataggtATAAAAGAGGTAGAGACTTCTCTAATGCCATCTGTTGCGGTTGGATTAATAGGCGTTAAAAAACCACCTAAACTCGGTGTCATTATCGGTGTCATTGGTACaactgttaaataaaaatatttgttatttttttttttttaattttatatacgaattCCTTTTTGTAAACTCTTATGATTTTACCATCATCTAAATCTAAAAGTAAATCTAAGTTGCTTTttggtttctctttttcttctggttTAATagctttttcctcttcttcttcttcttcatcactATCCTGAGAATCACTATCTTCTTCAGAATCTGAATCTTCCTCGCTATCCGTCATACTGTCAGATTCTTCGgatcgttttataattttctttttttcattactttcaGACTTATCTGTTTCAGAGTATTCAGAGGATTCGCTTCCGTCGTCAGAACTCTCACTTGCTGAAGTTTCCAAAGATTCATCCTCTTCTgctgttaataaaatttattcttaaaaatgaTTGTTTCCTGATCATCGAAGTTTTACAATGTTAATTACTATTTACCTTCTTCAGCAGTACTTTCATCATCACTGTAAAAAGGCTTTTCCTTtgctttttgctttttttcttttctttcttttcgagtatatttatattgttcttttatatcttgtaCGTTTGTTGGTTCTACATTTCTAACAGATGGATCTGGTGCTACTTCAGGGAAAGGTGGCAATGGACGGTATCCTGCACAAGGCATGTTTAAGTAATGAGATAAAGTACCCAATTGAAATTCTGAATCTTTAAACCTTGAAGTTAGTGTAGGTGCTGGTTTTGGAGCTAGGAAAATCCTTTTTGCAAATTCAGGAagcttttttttcgtttcattatcttcagaaaaaataaaatgtttcagAAAACGTGCACGATCCCTGATGTCATAATTTTGATCATACTTTGCAAGTTGGAAGACATATTGACAAAATGGCTTAGTTTGCATTGGATTGTTCAAATACAATTTGACAGCTAAATTAAGAGTTTGTAACTTAACAATATcttgttcgttaataaaattttttgccATTTTTCTTAAAACATCAGGTGCAATTTTTGGTACGCGATCTGAGTATTCACCTAACAACCATAAAATAGATGCTCTTGCTTGCGGTATTGTTATAAAATCCATTAATTTAGCCATGTGAGCAATAATATCTTTGTGTTCATTTGGTTGCGtttgcaataatttttttattacaacaaCACTTTCTGCTACAACAGCCTCTGAGAAAACAGGAAAATacatgtttataaaaatgtatatatagacgACTTGAGAATTAACAAAATCTATGAAATCTTACCATCTCTGTTACTTAGCAAAGAAACTAAACCATTTAAACATGTGTCTGtaacttcttttatattactgGCGCATCTACCGATAGCTTGGATGCTAGCTCCGACAAATTCTTTATCGCTACTTGAAATATATGTTTGGAATTCTCTTAGTATTACCCCGATACTAGTTTCAGTAGCTAAATTCgttaatatatctaattttaataGCTTTATATGTGTGGGATCTGAAGTCCTtacaaaaaatgatttcaGGAAGGGTTCAAACATGccctatataaaataataataatattaataacttgTTTTTtgtgttatataataatcgattaaataacatatacatgatcgaataatttaaattagatataataatatttacagtATACTTTAACATTATACTTACATTACCTTTCTTGTAATTGACATGCTTGCAATGCAATGTAGTACAATGCTTTGGACTTCTCTATGACCTCttaataatcttattaatGCTTTTGCTGCAATCATAACTTCACTACGTGCTGCTGTATGATGATATAATTGTGATACTGCCATTACAACTGAAGCATTACGACTTTGTAGAAGCGGTTTCGTATTTCGTAATAACAATCGATGATCAGGATCTATGGAAAATTTTGGTTTTTTCGTATTAGAGGAATCTGAATCCGAGTCGTAAAATGGAcgattttcatcttcttccaagctctaaaaataattatttcttagaaTCATCTCTCAATGAGGAGTCAATAATATTGATAGAGTGATCTGGACATAGTAATACACTTACATCTATATTAGGGTTAATGAACTGTGCTCTGGCATATCTTGTGAGCATGTTAACTATGACTACTTGACCCCACTCATCAACATCAACTAATAAATTACATAGTTTTctgtaatttttatgaatcaaGTCTATTCTTTCTGGACATACTTCTTCGAAAGCCATTACTGCAGAACCAACAACAAGGGTTGTTTTGTCAGATAAAAGTTTTTCTAAAACTCCAatcaattcttctttttgttcagGATCTAAAGAATACAATTTAGGAATAGCATGTGCTGCGGTTTTACGTACATACGGTGACATATCACTAGCAGAATCTTTAATAGCAAGCATCACAATGGGCACGATCATAGAAACCCTGATACTAGATA carries:
- the LOC127066875 gene encoding AP-3 complex subunit beta-2 isoform X2, encoding MLTAAANTLSNNGGSYSSDRPSSAGDPELAADPASGGFFHSDYKKHEDLKQMLDSNKDGLKLEAMKRIIGMVAKGRDASELFPAVVKNVVSKNIEVKKLVYVYLVRYAEDQQDLALLSISTFQRALKDPNQLIRASALRVLSSIRVSMIVPIVMLAIKDSASDMSPYVRKTAAHAIPKLYSLDPEQKEELIGVLEKLLSDKTTLVVGSAVMAFEEVCPERIDLIHKNYRKLCNLLVDVDEWGQVVIVNMLTRYARAQFINPNIDSLEEDENRPFYDSDSDSSNTKKPKFSIDPDHRLLLRNTKPLLQSRNASVVMAVSQLYHHTAARSEVMIAAKALIRLLRGHREVQSIVLHCIASMSITRKGMFEPFLKSFFVRTSDPTHIKLLKLDILTNLATETSIGVILREFQTYISSSDKEFVGASIQAIGRCASNIKEVTDTCLNGLVSLLSNRDEAVVAESVVVIKKLLQTQPNEHKDIIAHMAKLMDFITIPQARASILWLLGEYSDRVPKIAPDVLRKMAKNFINEQDIVKLQTLNLAVKLYLNNPMQTKPFCQYVFQLAKYDQNYDIRDRARFLKHFIFSEDNETKKKLPEFAKRIFLAPKPAPTLTSRFKDSEFQLGTLSHYLNMPCAGYRPLPPFPEVAPDPSVRNVEPTNVQDIKEQYKYTRKERKEKKQKAKEKPFYSDDESTAEEEEDESLETSASESSDDGSESSEYSETDKSESNEKKKIIKRSEESDSMTDSEEDSDSEEDSDSQDSDEEEEEEEKAIKPEEKEKPKSNLDLLLDLDDVVPMTPIMTPSLGGFLTPINPTATDGIREVSTSFIPIKKYEMLNNITGHGLKVEYRFTRSQHLVSPHLISIELTFTNEGNKQIKDIQIGNKNLQKGMQIHEFMRISLLEINSTLSSTLGVNFNDSMQPANFNIDFTIDEEKYSCPVTIKAPIGELIRSVLLPENMFNNEKAKLKGMNENTAKISFSGNRKYLSEKIFETANVAMISSENEIIRFAAHTLASKSLVLVTIKIIDTEHLEISVNCEKMVIGSILLNEFKSNLK
- the LOC127066875 gene encoding AP-3 complex subunit beta-2 isoform X1 gives rise to the protein MLTAAANTLSNNGGSYSSDRPSSAGDPELAADPASGGFFHSDYKKHEDLKQMLDSNKDGLKLEAMKRIIGMVAKGRDASELFPAVVKNVVSKNIEVKKLVYVYLVRYAEDQQDLALLSISTFQRALKDPNQLIRASALRVLSSIRVSMIVPIVMLAIKDSASDMSPYVRKTAAHAIPKLYSLDPEQKEELIGVLEKLLSDKTTLVVGSAVMAFEEVCPERIDLIHKNYRKLCNLLVDVDEWGQVVIVNMLTRYARAQFINPNIDSLEEDENRPFYDSDSDSSNTKKPKFSIDPDHRLLLRNTKPLLQSRNASVVMAVSQLYHHTAARSEVMIAAKALIRLLRGHREVQSIVLHCIASMSITRKGMFEPFLKSFFVRTSDPTHIKLLKLDILTNLATETSIGVILREFQTYISSSDKEFVGASIQAIGRCASNIKEVTDTCLNGLVSLLSNRDEAVVAESVVVIKKLLQTQPNEHKDIIAHMAKLMDFITIPQARASILWLLGEYSDRVPKIAPDVLRKMAKNFINEQDIVKLQTLNLAVKLYLNNPMQTKPFCQYVFQLAKYDQNYDIRDRARFLKHFIFSEDNETKKKLPEFAKRIFLAPKPAPTLTSRFKDSEFQLGTLSHYLNMPCAGYRPLPPFPEVAPDPSVRNVEPTNVQDIKEQYKYTRKERKEKKQKAKEKPFYSDDESTAEEAEEDESLETSASESSDDGSESSEYSETDKSESNEKKKIIKRSEESDSMTDSEEDSDSEEDSDSQDSDEEEEEEEKAIKPEEKEKPKSNLDLLLDLDDVVPMTPIMTPSLGGFLTPINPTATDGIREVSTSFIPIKKYEMLNNITGHGLKVEYRFTRSQHLVSPHLISIELTFTNEGNKQIKDIQIGNKNLQKGMQIHEFMRISLLEINSTLSSTLGVNFNDSMQPANFNIDFTIDEEKYSCPVTIKAPIGELIRSVLLPENMFNNEKAKLKGMNENTAKISFSGNRKYLSEKIFETANVAMISSENEIIRFAAHTLASKSLVLVTIKIIDTEHLEISVNCEKMVIGSILLNEFKSNLK